In Sphingobacterium zeae, one genomic interval encodes:
- a CDS encoding RNA polymerase sigma factor: protein MDTQKYDYAEEKSVLISLRSGCQRAFRQVYSMYSGRIYLNIRKMVKSEEDAVELLQEVFIKVWDKRELIDPEQPFRSYLFQIAKYTVYNFIRRNNLEKQVQAYLSLHNTALYSHVEEELYEKQYEEWLSQTIDQLPPQRKLIYKLCKIEGKTYAEVSDLLSISTSTINDHIVKATKYIKEKHGILDKSTLLIISFLLLQQH from the coding sequence ATGGATACACAAAAATACGACTACGCTGAAGAGAAGTCTGTCTTGATCTCCCTTCGTTCCGGCTGCCAGCGTGCTTTCCGGCAGGTCTACAGTATGTATAGTGGGCGTATTTATCTCAACATCCGTAAGATGGTCAAGTCTGAAGAAGATGCAGTCGAACTGTTACAGGAAGTATTTATTAAAGTATGGGATAAGCGGGAGTTGATTGATCCCGAGCAGCCTTTTCGATCTTATCTATTCCAGATCGCTAAATATACTGTCTATAATTTTATCCGACGAAATAACCTCGAAAAACAAGTTCAGGCCTATCTCAGCCTTCACAATACAGCCTTATACAGTCACGTCGAAGAGGAACTCTATGAAAAGCAGTATGAAGAATGGCTGTCACAGACCATTGACCAGCTGCCGCCGCAACGCAAACTGATCTACAAGCTTTGTAAAATTGAGGGCAAAACCTACGCCGAAGTAAGCGACTTATTGAGTATATCGACTTCTACAATTAACGACCATATCGTAAAAGCTACGAAATATATAAAAGAGAAACATGGGATCCTGGATAAATCCACATTGCTCATTATTTCATTTTTACTTCTCCAACAGCATTAA
- a CDS encoding glycoside hydrolase family 76 protein → MNKMIILSSIVFLLFGCTKIEDSYPYEDSVQESWTAIATQVSDKMIAGFWNESGYFNNAINQSDLGFQYWPNAHAMDVVIDAYLRTKDAKYSAYFSKWFEGVKIKNGNTYYNVFYDDMEWNALTILRLYEITKEQKYLDTVSLLWKDITGAWDEQYAGGGLAWKKDMRYSKNACSNGPASILAARLYRLTKDENYLTWAKKIYEWQKATLYNPSTGAVYDNINGQTGNVDMTTLTYNQGTFLGSAVELFKITNDQLYLVDAQKISYYTITRCIDGGNNILRDEGNGDGALFKGIFIRYFVDYLNQEGIDAAYRSKFEKFLVNNGKIAWTKGTSLPTLFFGPSWAQPPIGNSEITAYTSAAMLFEGLASYQNKLK, encoded by the coding sequence ATGAATAAAATGATTATACTGTCATCCATAGTGTTTCTACTCTTTGGATGCACCAAGATTGAGGACAGCTACCCGTATGAAGACTCTGTACAGGAAAGCTGGACAGCTATTGCAACACAGGTTTCCGATAAGATGATTGCAGGGTTCTGGAATGAGTCCGGGTATTTTAACAATGCGATCAATCAATCCGATCTGGGATTTCAATATTGGCCCAACGCACATGCCATGGATGTTGTTATCGATGCTTATCTACGGACGAAAGATGCCAAGTATAGTGCCTATTTCAGCAAATGGTTTGAAGGTGTGAAGATCAAAAATGGCAATACTTATTATAATGTATTCTATGATGATATGGAATGGAATGCATTGACCATATTGCGCTTATATGAAATTACCAAGGAGCAAAAATATCTCGATACGGTATCACTTTTATGGAAAGATATTACCGGTGCATGGGATGAGCAATATGCAGGCGGCGGATTGGCTTGGAAGAAAGATATGCGCTATAGCAAAAATGCTTGCTCGAATGGGCCAGCTAGCATTCTGGCAGCTAGATTATATCGTTTGACAAAAGATGAAAACTACCTGACCTGGGCAAAGAAGATCTACGAATGGCAAAAGGCAACCTTGTATAATCCGTCAACAGGTGCTGTTTATGATAATATTAATGGTCAGACAGGTAATGTGGATATGACGACCCTTACGTATAATCAGGGAACGTTCCTTGGTAGCGCGGTTGAGCTTTTTAAGATTACGAATGACCAGCTTTATCTAGTTGATGCGCAAAAAATTAGTTATTACACGATCACACGTTGTATCGATGGCGGGAATAATATCTTGCGCGACGAGGGAAATGGCGACGGCGCATTGTTTAAGGGAATATTTATACGATATTTCGTAGACTATTTAAATCAGGAAGGAATTGATGCAGCCTACCGCAGTAAGTTTGAGAAGTTTTTGGTCAATAATGGTAAAATTGCCTGGACTAAGGGAACGAGTCTACCGACGTTGTTCTTTGGCCCATCCTGGGCGCAGCCACCGATTGGCAACAGTGAAATTACGGCCTATACAAGTGCAGCCATGCTCTTTGAAGGATTAGCAAGCTATCAAAATAAATTAAAATAA
- a CDS encoding dihydrodipicolinate synthase family protein → MSTVPFKGVIAYPITPFDNNEHIDIPLFKKQVERLVTAGVHGIAPLGSTGVMPYLNDGEKEAITEATMQQVAGRLPTLVGVSNLTTERTVYHARFAEKAGATAVMIIPMSYWKLTDDEIVKHYDKVASKISIPIMAYNNPATGGVDMSPTLLKRLLEIPNVTMIKESTGDIQRMHYLRKVLGEEVAFFNGSNPLALAAFSAGARGWCTAAPNLIPELNIALYDAIEKNHLDRARRVFYQQIELLKFIVAKGLPRSIKAGLDLLEVGGGGFKSPIQSLDEMEIAELAGILSAMENEVYQS, encoded by the coding sequence ACAACGAGCACATCGATATTCCCTTGTTTAAAAAGCAGGTAGAGCGATTAGTGACAGCTGGAGTACACGGTATTGCTCCCTTGGGGAGTACTGGCGTTATGCCTTATCTGAATGATGGTGAAAAAGAAGCCATTACGGAAGCTACGATGCAACAGGTGGCAGGCAGATTGCCTACACTGGTAGGGGTTTCAAATCTTACAACGGAGCGAACCGTTTATCATGCAAGATTTGCCGAAAAAGCAGGAGCAACAGCGGTAATGATTATTCCAATGAGCTATTGGAAACTTACCGATGACGAAATTGTAAAGCACTACGACAAAGTGGCGTCCAAAATTTCTATCCCTATTATGGCATATAACAATCCGGCTACGGGCGGCGTGGATATGTCGCCTACATTGTTGAAACGTCTACTGGAGATTCCAAACGTCACGATGATTAAGGAGAGCACTGGAGATATTCAGCGAATGCATTATTTGAGAAAGGTATTGGGCGAAGAAGTCGCTTTTTTCAATGGTTCGAATCCGCTGGCTTTGGCCGCTTTTTCTGCAGGTGCACGGGGTTGGTGTACCGCTGCGCCTAATCTGATACCTGAACTGAACATAGCGCTTTATGACGCCATTGAGAAAAATCATCTAGACCGGGCGAGAAGGGTTTTCTACCAGCAGATTGAGCTGCTGAAATTTATTGTCGCCAAAGGTTTACCACGCTCCATAAAGGCAGGTCTGGATTTGCTCGAAGTAGGTGGCGGTGGATTTAAAAGCCCTATTCAGTCCCTCGATGAAATGGAAATAGCAGAACTGGCTGGCATACTTTCAGCTATGGAAAACGAAGTTTATCAAAGTTAA
- a CDS encoding SusE domain-containing protein — protein sequence MKWYFKVIAMVALAASIVSCKKNDMKYADAEVSAVENLYAPADGKAVKLLSSSSAALYFEWESALVADGGAAQYEVVFDKSGGDFSKPLYTVTSDNNGNSNGANISHKILNQVATKAGINPGESGDVIWSVYAIRGMKRVLSKAKKVLNIKTLEGFAEIPDELFITGEATEGGTDVAASLPFKLVGNGEYEIFTKLEAGKKYIFTDRKSAEGRIFYSEDQTKIKEGETGSNSIAKTAVYRIRIDFNVAAVTYTEIKNVGVYFSPSGAVVLDLPYQGKGIWSATGIINFKQESWGRDQRYKFQMETVKAGKAETLQLGTQNGTDSPPNSSSAPSYYFVRILPNLSQWDDKWKFADAVDGHPTKIAMILQGDKDYTHTVVPN from the coding sequence ATGAAATGGTATTTTAAAGTTATAGCAATGGTCGCATTGGCTGCGAGCATCGTTTCCTGTAAAAAAAACGATATGAAATACGCTGACGCAGAGGTGTCTGCTGTTGAGAACCTATATGCCCCTGCAGATGGAAAAGCTGTCAAATTATTAAGTTCCAGCTCCGCAGCGCTGTATTTTGAGTGGGAGTCGGCCTTGGTGGCCGACGGTGGGGCAGCTCAATATGAAGTTGTCTTTGACAAGTCCGGCGGCGATTTTAGCAAGCCTCTATATACAGTCACCTCGGATAATAATGGAAACTCAAACGGCGCCAATATCAGTCACAAAATATTGAATCAGGTAGCAACAAAAGCGGGGATCAACCCTGGTGAGAGCGGCGATGTAATCTGGTCAGTCTATGCTATCCGTGGAATGAAACGGGTGTTGAGCAAAGCTAAGAAGGTATTGAACATCAAAACACTGGAAGGCTTTGCGGAAATCCCGGATGAATTATTTATCACTGGAGAGGCAACTGAGGGTGGGACGGATGTTGCCGCATCTTTACCTTTTAAATTGGTGGGGAATGGTGAATATGAGATCTTTACAAAATTGGAAGCCGGAAAAAAATATATTTTTACGGATCGCAAGTCTGCTGAGGGACGTATTTTCTATTCGGAAGATCAAACCAAAATAAAAGAAGGTGAAACCGGAAGTAACAGCATTGCTAAGACGGCAGTATATCGTATTCGAATTGATTTCAATGTTGCAGCAGTGACCTACACCGAGATCAAAAACGTGGGCGTTTATTTCTCGCCATCCGGAGCTGTGGTGTTGGATCTACCTTATCAAGGGAAGGGAATTTGGTCTGCTACAGGTATCATCAATTTTAAACAGGAAAGTTGGGGCCGCGACCAACGGTATAAATTCCAAATGGAAACCGTCAAGGCCGGAAAGGCTGAAACCTTACAGCTGGGAACTCAAAACGGTACGGACAGTCCTCCAAATAGTTCATCAGCTCCTTCTTATTATTTCGTTCGCATATTGCCCAATCTCTCGCAATGGGACGATAAATGGAAATTTGCGGATGCCGTAGACGGCCATCCAACAAAAATAGCGATGATTTTACAAGGCGACAAAGACTATACGCATACTGTAGTACCAAATTAA
- a CDS encoding TonB-dependent receptor — translation MYQNYIRKKEIAYLLFRKLWLIMRLTTIIILVTFMQVSATTFAQKVTLEYSNMSLKKIFRELKSQTGYNFLYTERQMVNAKSVDIKVRDRQLSDVLDQIFKDQPLSYQLDNKTVVIYDKPKASIKSAPMAFTMTPNQVPVKGRVTNDRGEPLANVSVRVKDNESIGTTTNGDGLFTLTNLSPKATLIFSSVGYDALTGELSSLRTDGSGQLNVIMKNSNSQLEEVIVIGYGTTTRQRVVGAVDQISAKTFENRPVGNVTQALQGASPSLTIQQKSMDPNDNSMNINIRGISTINSNAPLVVIDGIITEGGTLNKINPDDIETVSVLKDAGSTAIYGSRSANGVILVTTKRGRQNQRPAVTVGTQWGVQEPKILFSPVAGYENATLRNLALTNSGMDPQFSPAAIADLYAHQDIERWNLPEIMKNSFQQKYNISVAGGGDKSSYLFSGGFYNQPSNFVGQDFGIKRYNLRSNLSTEIGRFKLTSILAYTRNNNMSNTAGSAIINASRLPPYYYYRMQADNGKYLVNNALTDQNPLAELNEGGYIKNDNDYFNINLNLEAKLFEGLKLRGIFGADIYADHRSIRRIQVPLYSSPDATQPQVYVNSDRNTEDFNEKASLLNFQLLLDYDRTFGSHHVSGLFGASNESYTRRQNELKMKFTDPILGTPTTGTVIDPVSARVTPNGTLQNSINSIFGRAGYDFASKYFAEFSFRYDGSSKFSKANRWGFFPSGSLGWRASDEVFMNWYKQHVGSLKIRSTYGVLGNQAVDDYAYYFTYESYQNSYGFNNKPVSAAGFNYASLDLRWEKTYNFNVGLDATFFHDKLTASFDYFKKRTVDILMSPQIPSTFGTSLKNQNLGEMNNEGWEINLSYRATTGDFQHTINANMGDSHNKIIAMPGDDRISTVDNITKLTRVGLPYNSYYGYKMAGFFQNITDIETSALPSGIAAADLRPGDVKYVDRNNDGIIDARDRFVLGNGFPRFTFGLTYNLNYKDFDFSMFWQGVGKRDMMIRGELIEPFHQNYSYTIYQHQLDYWTPTNIDGRWPRLTANGSTASTNNFGKDSDLYLFNGKYARLKNIQVGYSLPKELVSKLGLQRVRFFINAQNLLTLSKNSWIDPESSEFDSNMGGSANSARNYPTLKYYGGGLNIQF, via the coding sequence ATGTATCAAAATTATATCAGAAAAAAGGAGATAGCGTATCTGCTATTCCGTAAACTATGGCTTATTATGCGATTGACAACCATAATTATCTTGGTTACTTTTATGCAGGTTAGCGCTACCACCTTTGCACAAAAGGTAACATTAGAATACTCCAACATGAGCCTTAAGAAAATATTTAGGGAACTCAAATCCCAGACGGGATATAATTTTCTGTACACGGAACGGCAGATGGTAAACGCGAAGTCTGTTGACATAAAAGTTAGGGACCGTCAATTGTCGGATGTATTGGACCAGATTTTTAAAGATCAGCCATTGTCTTACCAGTTGGATAATAAGACTGTGGTCATTTATGATAAGCCAAAAGCTTCTATAAAGTCCGCACCGATGGCGTTTACGATGACCCCAAATCAGGTTCCTGTAAAAGGACGGGTGACCAATGACCGTGGCGAACCGCTCGCAAATGTCTCTGTGCGGGTCAAAGATAATGAATCTATAGGTACTACCACCAATGGTGATGGTCTATTTACGCTCACAAACCTTTCGCCCAAAGCGACCCTGATATTCTCCTCTGTTGGTTATGATGCATTGACCGGGGAACTGTCCTCCCTGCGGACCGATGGATCGGGGCAGCTCAATGTAATCATGAAAAATAGCAACAGTCAGCTCGAAGAAGTTATCGTAATCGGCTATGGTACCACGACACGTCAGCGTGTTGTCGGCGCCGTTGATCAGATCAGTGCGAAGACTTTTGAAAACCGACCTGTAGGCAATGTAACGCAAGCTCTTCAGGGAGCCTCGCCCAGCTTGACCATCCAACAGAAAAGCATGGACCCCAACGATAATTCGATGAATATCAATATTCGTGGGATATCTACCATAAACAGTAATGCACCGCTGGTGGTGATCGATGGAATTATTACAGAAGGTGGAACGCTCAATAAGATCAATCCGGATGATATCGAAACGGTGTCGGTATTGAAAGACGCAGGTTCTACGGCGATATACGGTTCAAGGTCTGCCAATGGCGTTATTTTGGTAACCACCAAAAGAGGACGCCAAAATCAGCGGCCTGCAGTGACTGTCGGCACACAGTGGGGCGTGCAAGAACCCAAAATTTTATTTTCACCGGTTGCAGGATATGAAAATGCGACCCTTCGTAATCTTGCGCTGACCAACTCAGGAATGGATCCTCAGTTTTCACCAGCGGCTATCGCAGACTTATATGCCCATCAGGATATCGAGCGGTGGAACTTGCCGGAAATCATGAAGAACTCTTTCCAGCAAAAATATAATATCAGTGTGGCCGGGGGCGGCGATAAAAGTTCCTATTTGTTTTCAGGCGGCTTCTACAATCAGCCCAGCAACTTTGTCGGACAGGACTTTGGCATTAAGCGGTACAATTTGCGGAGCAACCTCAGTACAGAGATAGGCCGTTTTAAACTGACCTCAATCTTAGCCTATACACGCAACAACAACATGAGCAATACGGCCGGAAGTGCCATTATCAATGCTTCCAGACTTCCGCCTTATTACTACTATCGCATGCAGGCTGACAATGGAAAATATCTTGTCAACAATGCACTGACAGATCAAAATCCTTTGGCTGAACTGAATGAAGGCGGCTATATCAAAAACGATAACGACTATTTTAATATCAACCTGAATCTCGAAGCAAAACTCTTCGAAGGTTTAAAACTGCGTGGTATCTTCGGAGCGGACATCTATGCCGATCACCGTTCTATCCGTAGAATCCAGGTGCCATTATATTCCAGTCCGGACGCCACGCAACCTCAGGTCTACGTCAATTCAGACCGTAATACGGAAGATTTTAACGAAAAAGCTTCCTTACTGAACTTTCAGCTGCTCCTGGATTATGACCGGACTTTTGGCAGTCATCATGTATCAGGTCTATTTGGAGCATCCAACGAATCCTATACACGCCGACAAAACGAACTGAAAATGAAATTTACTGATCCTATCCTCGGTACACCTACCACAGGAACAGTTATTGACCCTGTGAGTGCCCGTGTAACACCAAATGGGACACTGCAAAATAGTATCAATTCGATCTTCGGTCGTGCCGGATACGACTTTGCAAGTAAGTATTTTGCCGAATTTAGCTTTCGCTACGATGGCTCCTCTAAGTTTTCGAAAGCTAATCGCTGGGGCTTCTTTCCTTCGGGATCCCTCGGATGGCGGGCATCCGACGAAGTATTTATGAATTGGTATAAACAACATGTCGGTAGCCTAAAAATCCGATCTACCTATGGTGTTCTTGGCAATCAGGCCGTAGACGACTACGCGTATTATTTTACCTATGAATCCTATCAGAACAGTTATGGATTTAACAACAAACCTGTTTCTGCTGCAGGATTTAATTATGCCAGTCTGGATCTACGCTGGGAGAAAACCTATAATTTCAATGTTGGGTTGGACGCCACCTTTTTTCATGATAAATTGACGGCCAGTTTCGATTATTTTAAAAAGCGTACGGTTGATATATTGATGTCGCCACAAATACCTTCCACATTCGGAACCTCCCTAAAGAATCAGAATTTAGGTGAGATGAACAATGAGGGCTGGGAAATCAATCTTAGCTACCGTGCTACAACAGGCGATTTCCAACACACGATCAATGCGAATATGGGCGATAGTCACAATAAGATTATTGCGATGCCCGGCGATGACCGTATTTCGACAGTCGATAACATTACTAAATTGACGCGTGTTGGGCTACCTTATAATTCCTATTATGGGTACAAGATGGCCGGATTCTTCCAAAATATAACGGATATTGAAACTTCGGCCTTACCGAGCGGTATTGCTGCAGCAGATCTGCGTCCCGGCGATGTAAAGTATGTGGATCGGAATAACGATGGAATTATCGATGCACGGGACCGCTTTGTGTTGGGCAACGGTTTCCCGAGGTTTACATTTGGGCTGACCTATAACCTGAATTATAAAGATTTTGATTTTAGTATGTTCTGGCAGGGGGTAGGCAAGCGCGATATGATGATCCGCGGAGAATTGATCGAACCATTTCATCAGAATTATTCCTATACCATTTATCAGCATCAACTCGATTACTGGACACCGACTAATATTGATGGACGCTGGCCACGATTGACTGCAAATGGATCAACAGCGTCGACCAACAATTTTGGGAAAGATTCTGATCTCTATCTTTTCAACGGGAAATATGCCCGATTGAAAAATATACAGGTAGGTTATTCGCTGCCAAAAGAACTAGTGTCGAAATTGGGATTGCAGCGCGTTCGCTTTTTTATCAATGCCCAAAACTTGCTGACTTTGAGCAAAAACTCCTGGATAGATCCCGAATCCTCCGAATTTGATTCTAACATGGGTGGTTCGGCCAATAGTGCCCGCAATTATCCGACGTTGAAATACTATGGCGGTGGATTAAATATTCAATTCTAA
- a CDS encoding FecR family protein, giving the protein MEKKTLQYTLRQYIQGKLSEENSRAFLSYVKSGKDKILLQELIQEVLEDPIDQHLLDDPTLLAVLDNTWDQLHLQINKPKTRSLWDWKRIGAIAAAIIGLFFIGRWFFAVEHKSVAPQAAQNVISPGKQSATLTLANGKQIRLHEAQNGRLLEQSGIRISKTTDGQLIYEVSGKTQGDSEHNTLSTTKGETYRIKLPDGTLVWLNAASSLSYPVSFANQKDRTVALTGEAYFEVAKDAKQPFIVQAADQQVKVLGTHFNVNSYADESAVQTTLLEGRVQVSSHNQKLLLAPGEQSSLTAHGVLKSHPIDTAPVIAWTNNEFMFDEDDIESVMRKVARWYNVEVIYQGKKTTEKFGGGISRFDDVQKVLSLLEKTGAVHFRIDGKKIHVLP; this is encoded by the coding sequence GTGGAAAAGAAAACACTTCAATATACGCTAAGGCAGTATATACAGGGGAAACTTAGCGAAGAAAATTCCCGTGCGTTTTTGTCCTATGTAAAATCAGGCAAGGATAAAATATTACTTCAAGAACTCATTCAGGAGGTTTTGGAAGATCCCATCGATCAACATCTGTTGGATGATCCAACCTTATTGGCTGTACTGGATAATACCTGGGACCAATTGCATCTTCAGATCAATAAACCGAAAACAAGATCGCTGTGGGATTGGAAACGTATCGGCGCAATCGCAGCGGCTATTATTGGACTGTTTTTTATTGGTCGCTGGTTTTTTGCCGTTGAACATAAAAGCGTAGCTCCGCAAGCTGCACAAAATGTAATATCGCCGGGAAAACAATCCGCCACCTTAACGCTGGCCAACGGCAAGCAGATTCGTCTACATGAAGCACAGAATGGTCGGCTTTTGGAACAATCGGGCATAAGAATCTCTAAAACAACGGATGGCCAACTGATTTACGAGGTCAGCGGTAAGACGCAAGGCGATAGCGAACATAATACCTTATCGACAACCAAAGGAGAAACCTATCGGATTAAACTACCTGATGGTACACTGGTATGGCTCAATGCGGCCTCTTCGCTCAGCTATCCCGTTAGTTTTGCCAATCAGAAAGACAGAACTGTCGCACTGACCGGTGAAGCTTATTTTGAGGTAGCGAAGGATGCCAAACAGCCCTTTATTGTTCAGGCAGCAGATCAGCAGGTCAAAGTGCTCGGTACTCATTTCAATGTAAACAGTTATGCCGACGAATCGGCGGTACAGACTACTCTTCTTGAGGGTCGTGTGCAGGTCAGTTCCCATAATCAAAAATTGCTATTAGCGCCGGGAGAGCAGTCGAGCCTTACAGCGCATGGGGTGCTAAAATCCCATCCAATAGATACAGCTCCGGTTATTGCCTGGACAAACAACGAATTTATGTTTGACGAAGATGATATCGAAAGCGTGATGCGCAAGGTTGCACGCTGGTATAATGTCGAGGTCATCTATCAGGGTAAAAAAACAACCGAGAAATTTGGTGGCGGAATATCGCGTTTTGATGATGTTCAAAAAGTCTTAAGCCTGCTCGAAAAAACGGGTGCCGTACATTTCAGAATAGACGGAAAAAAAATACATGTACTTCCGTAA
- a CDS encoding RagB/SusD family nutrient uptake outer membrane protein, with translation MKLYKILVGGLSLMAILQLTSCNKLDTLPTDRFTDENFWDYADNAEKIVNMAYNQLYSADRMWNDEALSDNIFEGRSNTDQRAIRNGTADPTLGRFGAEWSDLYGGIKTCHVYLENVERVPGMDPALKKRRTAEVRFIRAFLYFRLVNFYGAVPFFTKDISLEESKALPRTEKATIMAFIHQELDQCMADLPNKDALPADDRGRITKGAASAFQARAYLYESNWNKVIEYCENLMKKQTEFGTYALFRSYPELFTAANEYNAEVILDYAYVPLLKTWNKLYDAAPISAQARLNGYAPLQSLVDNYLTLGGNTIATDPQYNDSNPYVNRDPRMAATIVFHGGQWTDFDGTTRKIFIKPGSGTTDKERLDEYQGASANASATGYYVKKYYDVTATVKYDAGLNIIMFRYADILLMYAEAKEALGQLNAAVWDMTIRPIRRRAGFEASKALDFPTTGDLKTMVRNERRSELALEGLRYYDIMRWKAGKTYLDGQVLGAKYGGNNSNIKLDIRRFDESRDYLWSIPRTQIDLNKNLLPNNQGYSN, from the coding sequence ATGAAACTATATAAGATACTTGTAGGAGGCTTGAGTTTAATGGCAATTCTCCAATTAACATCCTGTAATAAGTTGGATACGCTGCCAACAGACCGCTTTACCGATGAAAATTTTTGGGACTACGCAGACAATGCCGAAAAAATCGTCAATATGGCCTATAATCAGCTGTATTCAGCAGATCGTATGTGGAATGATGAAGCCCTGAGTGATAATATTTTTGAGGGGCGCTCAAACACAGACCAGCGTGCAATCCGTAATGGAACTGCCGATCCGACACTGGGCCGCTTTGGGGCAGAGTGGTCCGATCTCTACGGCGGTATTAAGACCTGCCATGTCTATCTAGAGAATGTGGAGCGTGTACCCGGAATGGACCCGGCACTCAAAAAACGCCGTACTGCCGAGGTGCGCTTTATACGTGCATTTCTCTATTTTAGACTTGTTAATTTCTATGGCGCTGTGCCTTTCTTCACGAAAGATATCTCACTGGAAGAGTCCAAGGCTCTCCCACGGACAGAAAAAGCGACTATTATGGCATTTATCCATCAGGAGTTGGATCAATGCATGGCCGATCTACCGAACAAAGATGCTTTACCGGCAGACGACCGCGGCCGGATTACCAAGGGCGCCGCTTCAGCCTTTCAAGCCCGGGCCTACCTGTATGAAAGTAATTGGAATAAAGTAATAGAGTACTGTGAAAATCTGATGAAAAAACAAACGGAATTTGGAACTTACGCATTATTCCGCAGTTATCCCGAGTTGTTTACTGCAGCCAATGAATATAATGCAGAGGTTATTCTGGATTATGCTTATGTACCTCTTTTAAAAACCTGGAATAAGTTATATGATGCAGCACCGATCTCTGCACAGGCACGTTTGAACGGTTATGCACCATTACAAAGTCTGGTTGATAATTATTTGACACTGGGCGGAAATACCATTGCAACGGATCCGCAATATAACGACAGTAATCCCTATGTCAACCGCGATCCACGCATGGCCGCAACCATCGTCTTTCATGGCGGACAATGGACTGATTTTGACGGTACAACACGCAAGATCTTTATCAAACCCGGCTCGGGCACAACCGACAAGGAACGCCTCGACGAATATCAGGGGGCCAGTGCCAACGCTTCCGCGACAGGTTATTACGTAAAGAAATACTACGATGTAACAGCAACGGTAAAATATGATGCCGGATTGAACATCATCATGTTCAGGTACGCCGATATCTTATTGATGTATGCAGAAGCAAAAGAAGCACTGGGACAACTGAATGCCGCAGTATGGGACATGACGATCAGACCTATTCGTCGGCGGGCAGGTTTTGAAGCATCAAAAGCGCTGGACTTCCCGACGACCGGGGACTTAAAAACAATGGTCCGAAATGAGCGGAGAAGCGAGCTCGCACTTGAGGGATTGCGTTACTATGATATCATGCGCTGGAAGGCGGGTAAAACTTATTTGGACGGCCAGGTATTGGGCGCTAAATATGGTGGTAACAATAGTAATATCAAACTGGATATTCGTCGATTTGATGAAAGTAGAGACTATCTCTGGTCGATACCACGAACCCAGATCGATCTAAATAAAAATTTATTGCCTAACAATCAGGGCTACTCAAACTAA
- a CDS encoding GNAT family N-acetyltransferase — MEFNIKKVGLNELDETAELFNLYRIFYRQNEDYQQCREFVRERMIHDQSTIFVVYANDKAVGFVQLYKLYHYIKLAKQYLLSDLFVHPDYRGHGLSVVLINQAKQWCVDTEACGLMLETEKTNDIGNKLYPRCGFEYDGNHNYYYWWK; from the coding sequence ATGGAGTTTAATATTAAAAAAGTAGGTCTCAACGAATTAGACGAAACCGCAGAACTATTTAACCTTTACCGGATTTTTTACCGCCAGAACGAAGACTACCAGCAATGTAGAGAGTTTGTGCGGGAACGAATGATTCACGATCAATCCACTATTTTTGTGGTATATGCAAATGATAAAGCTGTTGGTTTTGTACAGCTATACAAATTGTACCATTATATTAAACTGGCGAAGCAATATTTGTTGAGTGATCTGTTTGTGCATCCTGATTATCGCGGACACGGTTTATCGGTAGTATTAATAAACCAAGCAAAACAATGGTGCGTCGATACGGAAGCCTGCGGATTGATGCTTGAAACTGAAAAGACAAACGATATAGGTAATAAGCTCTATCCACGTTGCGGTTTCGAATACGATGGCAATCATAACTATTATTACTGGTGGAAGTAA